From the genome of Burkholderia pyrrocinia:
TCGTGAAGGTGATCAGCGCCGCGAGCGCGAGCGCGCAGATCCGCTCGATCTGCGTGGTGCTGTTGCGATAGAGCAGTGCGTCGCAGCGCGGACAGCGCGCGATTTCGCGGCCGCCGAGGCGCGGTTTGTGCAACAGTGCGTCGCACTCGTGACAGGCAATCAGGTCGTTTCGTTGCATGGAAAAAGCGGTTGTGCGACGGCCGGGGGAACGCGTCGACGGGGCCGGAACCCGCGCCAATCTTACCAAAAGGCCTTTTTCGGCGTGTCAACGATCGCGCGATCAGTGACCGATCGGTAACATGGCGGGAAGCGGGCAGCGGGCTGACAAGCCTGTCCTCGGAGTCCGCGCAGGTCAAAAGGTTGCGGTAGCATGGCGCCCTTGACAAGCGTCGGACTCATGGCCGGCGTAGCTGTTCGCTGAACTGAGGAATCCAAGATGGCATCGAATTCGCTGCCGGCCAAGCCGGTACGCTATACGCAGACCGCGATCGCGCTGCACTGGCTGATCGCGCTGCTGATCGTCTGCGCGTTCGCGCTGGGCTGGGTGATGACGGACATCCCCGGCTTCACGCCGACGAAGCTGAAGTACTTCTCGTGGCACAAGTGGATCGGCGTGACGGCGTTCGTGCTGGCCGTGGTGCGCGTGCTGTGGCGCGCGACGCACGCGTCGCCGCCGCTGCCGGGCGATACGCCGGCGTGGCAGCGTGCGGCGTCGCACGGCGTGCACATCCTGCTGTACGTGCTGATGCTGGTGATTCCGATCACGGGCTACCTGTACAGCTCGGCGTCGAACATCCCGGTCGTGTACCTCGGCATCGTGCCGCTGCCGCGCCTGATCGACCCCGATCCGGTGCTCAAGGAAACCTTCAAGACGCTCCACGTGTCTTTGAATTACATTCTGCTTGCGCTCGTGTCGCTGCACGTCGTTGCGGCGCTCAAGCACCAGTTGTTGGACCGCGACGGCCTGCTGTCGCGGATGCTTCCCTTTGCCAAATGAAGGATCCCATGAAAGTGTCTTTCTCCCGCTCCATGCTGACCGCGTTCGCCGCGGTGTCACTTGTCGCGTCGGGCGCGGCGCTCGCCGATGTCGATCTCGCGAAGAGCAAGGTGTCTGCCGTGTCGAAGCAGATGAACGTGCCGACCGAGGGCGCGTTCAAGAAGTTTTCCGCGCAGGTGAAGTTCGATCCGGCGAAGGCCGCGCAGGGCAGCGCGCAAATGACGATCGACGTCGCGAGCTATGACCTCGGCGACAAGATGTACAACGACCAGGTCGCGGGCAAGGACTGGTTCGACGCGAAGGCGTATCCGCAGGCGACGTTCGTGTCGTCGGCGATCGCGCCGGCCGGCGGAAACAAGTACAACGTGACCGGCAAGCTGACGATCAAGGGCAAGTCCGAGACCGTCACGGTGCCCGTCACGGTCGCGCAGAGCGGCGCGACGCAGACGTTCGACGGCGTGCTGCCGATCAAGCGTTCGGCGTTCAACGTCGGCACCGGCGAGTGGAAGGACACGTCGATCGTCGCCGACGAAGTGCAGATCAAGTTCCATCTCGTCGCCACGAAGTAAGCGGCGGGCTATCGCATCACCTGAATGCCGCGCGAGGGTGCGGCACCGTTCCAAGGAGAAAGAGTTGAAAAAGCATCTGATGATCGCCGCAGGCGCACTGGCAGCGTCGCTGTCGTTCTCGGCATTCGCCGAAAGCGCAACGTACCAGTTCGACCCGAGCCACACGTACCCGAGCTTCGAGGCCGACCACTTCGGCGGCCTGTCGGTCTGGCGCGGCAAGTTCGACAAGTCGAGCGGCACCGTGACGCTCGACCGCGCGGCGAAGACGGGCACCGTCGACGTGACGACCGACGTCGCGTCGATCCAGACGGGCAGCGCAAAGCTCGACGAGCACCTGCAGACGAACGAATTCTTCGATGTCGCGAAGTTCCCGCAGGCGAACTACAAGGGCACGATCAAGTTCGACGGCGACAAGCCGGTGTCGGTGGTCGGCAACCTGACGCTGCATGGCGTCACGAAGCCGATGACGCTGAAGATCGATTCGTTCAAGTGCATGCCGCACCCGATGCTCAAGCGTGAAGTGTGCGGCGTCGACGCGGTCGGCGAATTCAGCCGCGACGATTTCGGCCTCGACTACGGCAAGCAGTACGGCTTCAAGATGAAGACGAAGCTGCTGATCTCGGCCGAAGCCGTCAAGCAGCAGTAACGCCGCCGGCCGGGCCTGTCGCGCCGGCCCGCCGCGAGCCAACCGCCGCGCTCCCGTTACCGGGGCGCGGCGGTTTTTTTTGCGCGCCTATAATCGCCCGAGCGCCGCTCGCGGCGCCCGGCGGGCCGACGGCGCGAGCGCGGCCGCGGCCGCTTCGAACAGAACGTACAACGACAAGGAGATCGCCGATGCATGCCGTCACGCAGTCCCGTTCCATTGCCTCGTCGCCGCGCGTGTGGCGCGCGGTGGTCGCCGCGTCGATCGGCAATGCGCTCGAGTGGTTCGATCTCGTCGTCTATGGCTTCTTCGCGGTGACGATCTCGAAGCTGTTCTTTCCGGCCGGCAACGACACCGTGTCGCTGCTGCTCACGCTCGGCACGTTCGGCGTGTCGTTCTTCATGCGGCCGCTCGGCGCGATCGTGCTCGGCGCGTATGCCGACCGCGCGGGCCGCAAGGCCGCACTCACGCTGTCGATCCTGCTGATGATGGCCGGCACGCTGGTCATCGCGGTGCTGCCGACCTACGAGACGATCGGCGTCGCGGCGCCGGTGATCCTCGTCGCCGCGCGGCTGATGCAGGGCTTCTCCGCGGGCGGCGAGTTCGGCAGCGCGACCGCGTTCCTCGCCGAACACGTGCCGGGCCGGCGCGGTTTCTTCGCGAGCTGGCAGGTCGCGAGCCAGGGGCTCACGACGCTGCTCGCCGCCGGTTTCGGCACCGTGCTGAACGCGCAGCTGTCGGCCGCGCAGATGGCTGCGTGGGGTTG
Proteins encoded in this window:
- a CDS encoding cytochrome b, whose product is MASNSLPAKPVRYTQTAIALHWLIALLIVCAFALGWVMTDIPGFTPTKLKYFSWHKWIGVTAFVLAVVRVLWRATHASPPLPGDTPAWQRAASHGVHILLYVLMLVIPITGYLYSSASNIPVVYLGIVPLPRLIDPDPVLKETFKTLHVSLNYILLALVSLHVVAALKHQLLDRDGLLSRMLPFAK
- a CDS encoding YceI family protein, whose product is MKVSFSRSMLTAFAAVSLVASGAALADVDLAKSKVSAVSKQMNVPTEGAFKKFSAQVKFDPAKAAQGSAQMTIDVASYDLGDKMYNDQVAGKDWFDAKAYPQATFVSSAIAPAGGNKYNVTGKLTIKGKSETVTVPVTVAQSGATQTFDGVLPIKRSAFNVGTGEWKDTSIVADEVQIKFHLVATK
- a CDS encoding YceI family protein; this translates as MKKHLMIAAGALAASLSFSAFAESATYQFDPSHTYPSFEADHFGGLSVWRGKFDKSSGTVTLDRAAKTGTVDVTTDVASIQTGSAKLDEHLQTNEFFDVAKFPQANYKGTIKFDGDKPVSVVGNLTLHGVTKPMTLKIDSFKCMPHPMLKREVCGVDAVGEFSRDDFGLDYGKQYGFKMKTKLLISAEAVKQQ